The Cellulophaga sp. RHA19 genome includes the window AACTCTAAGCATTTCTACATCAAAATCTACCTTAAAATCTACTGCATTTTCTTTTACTCGTTCTACAGAAATGTAAATATCTGAGCTAATTACCTTCCCATCTGTATAATCAAACGTAATAATATCTGTATACGTATCGTGATCTAAATACTGCTGATTGATGTTTAGCAGGTAAGCATCATCACAAAAAATGTAATTAATATCACCTACTAAATGCTCTTCAGAAGCTATTATCCTATTAATCCAATCGATATACTTGGTATTATCTTTTAGACTAAATTCTGTTTCATAATGAAAATCAATCATTGGTTTTAAAATATTTTTGCACTTTATTTTGATAAATTTGCTGCAAAGGTAGTGCTTGTCTATTTAAGATTTCTATTTCGTTACGATAATTCTCTAATGCTTCTGGCTTAGTCGTAATAGGATTACTAAACTTATTTTTTGCTTTATTAGCTTCTCTTGTACTTTTTTCTCCTTGTTTTAAAGCTGCATTTTCTAGCTTCAAAAGCTGGTGTTGTATGTTATTTACTTTAGACTTTGTTCTATTAGTAATGCCATTTTCAAGTAAATCATCTTCAAAATCTTCCATTTGTTGTAGCAGTTTTTTAGCCAAATCCTTATCTTCTTTAGCAATCATATCCATTAATTGCTGCTCTAATTCTTGTCTAATTTTTTGTTGCTGCTTATAAATCTCATAGATTTCTTTTAATTCACCCTCGGATAAACCAGTTCCACCAGATCCTTTTTGAGAACCTTTTTCACCATTTTTACCTTGAGATCCTTGCTTACCTCCTTCTCCATTTTTACCTTTTTCACCCTCTTTACCGCCTTCTCCTTCCTTACCTTTTTCTCCAGATTTACCATTTTCTCCATCAGAACCCGGCTTTTCTCCACCTGGTTTGTCACCTTCACCAGGTTTTTTTCCTTCAGAAGACTTGGAATCTCCCTGTTTACCCATCTTGTTTTTTAGGTCGTTTTGTGCTTTAATAATATCTGGAAGTTGAAAACCTTTTCCTTTTCCTTGGCCTTGACCGGCACCAGATTTCATACTCTGGTTCATATTATCTAACAAATTGGCAAGAAAATCTGCCAAACTATTAGATGAATTAAGAACATATTTTTGATTTGCAGTAGCTAAATATGACCTGTTTTCTGCAAGTTGCTCTAGTGATTTATCTATATTATAGAACACTTCTGTTATATCTTTATTTACTTTTTCTGATATTTCGGCCTGACGTAAAGACAATGCAAAAAGACTATCATCTACGTGCTCAAACAAAGTACGTAATTCTTTTTGGCGTTTAATTGTGGTAGAAAACTTTGCAACATCTGTATCTCTAGAGCTTATATCTTCATATAATTGCTCTTGTTTAAAAGAAAAAATAACTAGATTTTCTAGAATTTGACGCAACATTTCTGCATCTTCAGTAATAGATTCACCACTAGCACCAGATGAAGATTGCTGCATTTGACTGCTCATTTGTTTCATTTTATCTGCTGCAGACTTCTGTTTTTTAGCGGCTTTATTACTGGCTTTACTGTCAGATTTAGAAGAATTATCACTCCCCTGTTCTTTATTTAACTCCTCTAAAGCATCATTTTGATCTTGTTTTACATCATCTTGCTTACTCTTGTCAGCCTTAATATCTAGCGGTTTTTGTAATTTTTGATTGTCCTTTTTTAGTTCATCAAGTTCTTTTGTTAAATCTTCAAAGGCTTTATTTAGATTTTCTTGATCTTTTATATCAGAATTTTGATCTTGTTTAAGTTCAGAAAGTGCTTCTTGCTTCTCTGCAAGCTTCTCCAAATCTTGACCTAACTGCGCCAATTTCTCTGTAACATAGTATTTTTTTGTTAATTCTAACAACTGTTCTAGGTTACGCTCGCTGTTTTTTTGACTTTTTCCAAGCTCTTCTAAGCGTTTAGTTAACTCTTCTTTATTGATTTTATCGGCGACTTTGTTTAATTCTTCAAGTAATTTTTGATTCTTTTTTGCTTCCTGCTCCTGACGTTGTAGCCTTTCTTGTAATAATTTATTTTGTTTATCGTCTGTATTACTCTTTTGCAAATTCTCTTTTAACTGCTTGCTAAACTTTTCCATCATCTGCTCTTGCTGTTGTTGCTTTTGCAAATAGTCTTTAACTTCAGACTGTTCGGTATAATTTAAAGCAGCCTTCTCTTTTTGCTTGGTATTAAGCTCCTGTAATTTTTCTTTTTGTTCTTTAAAACTATCCAACGAATTATCTAGATTGTTTAACAATTGTTGTTGCTGTTCTAAATCGTTATTTTTAAGAGCATCAGCAT containing:
- the ybeY gene encoding rRNA maturation RNase YbeY; translation: MIDFHYETEFSLKDNTKYIDWINRIIASEEHLVGDINYIFCDDAYLLNINQQYLDHDTYTDIITFDYTDGKVISSDIYISVERVKENAVDFKVDFDVEMLRVMAHGVLHLAGYKDKSTEEAALMRSKEEEKIKLFHVEH